One Weissella ceti DNA window includes the following coding sequences:
- the murC gene encoding UDP-N-acetylmuramate--L-alanine ligase — MNKETMYYFIGIKGSGMSSLARILHDQGYQVSGSDIDEYTFTQKPLEDAGIEIKSFDPANLHAGMTVIRGNAFDDNHVEVAAALAMGDAITLMTYPEVVQSLIEQFTSIGVAGAHGKTSTTGLLAHVMSGIAPTSYLIGDGSGRGVPDARFFVFEADEYRRHFEDYRPDYGIMTNIDFDHPDYFSGIDDVRSAFTDYGNHVKKAIFAWGDDPHLRELAIETPMYFYGTNPEKDDFYATNIRRSTTGSSFDAYYHDEFLGNFEVPLFGQHGVLNSLAVVAVSYFEKMDADLVKEELASFKGVKRRFTEKQIGPVTVIDDYAHHPSEIKATIDAARQKYPNRNIVSVFQPHTFSRTIAYQSEFAETLDLSDDVYLTEIFASAREERGDIQSKDLGDKISKFRGIVSPENVSPLLDHEDGVFVFMGAGDLQNTEFAFEKLLANTQNNLQ, encoded by the coding sequence ATGAACAAAGAGACAATGTATTATTTTATTGGAATCAAGGGTTCTGGTATGAGCTCACTTGCACGTATTCTGCATGACCAAGGATATCAAGTATCTGGTTCAGATATCGATGAATACACATTTACCCAAAAGCCATTGGAAGACGCTGGTATTGAGATTAAATCATTTGATCCAGCTAATCTACATGCAGGTATGACCGTTATTCGTGGAAACGCGTTTGATGATAATCACGTGGAAGTTGCGGCAGCACTAGCAATGGGTGATGCTATTACACTAATGACATACCCAGAAGTTGTGCAATCTTTGATTGAACAATTTACATCAATCGGTGTTGCAGGAGCCCATGGTAAAACATCTACAACTGGGCTATTAGCCCACGTGATGTCTGGAATCGCACCAACATCATACCTTATTGGTGATGGTAGTGGACGAGGTGTGCCAGATGCACGTTTCTTTGTCTTTGAAGCCGACGAATATCGTCGTCACTTTGAAGACTACCGTCCAGACTACGGAATCATGACCAACATTGACTTTGATCACCCTGACTACTTTTCAGGCATTGACGATGTTCGTTCAGCGTTCACAGATTACGGAAACCATGTAAAGAAGGCTATCTTTGCTTGGGGTGATGATCCACATTTGCGCGAACTAGCAATTGAAACACCAATGTACTTCTACGGAACAAACCCTGAAAAGGATGACTTCTACGCAACAAACATTCGTCGTTCAACAACAGGTTCATCATTTGATGCTTACTACCACGATGAATTCTTGGGTAACTTCGAAGTACCATTGTTTGGTCAACACGGAGTCTTGAACTCATTAGCCGTTGTGGCGGTCAGCTACTTCGAAAAGATGGATGCCGACTTGGTTAAGGAAGAATTAGCGTCTTTTAAGGGTGTTAAGCGCCGCTTTACAGAAAAGCAAATTGGCCCCGTGACCGTCATCGATGATTACGCACATCACCCATCAGAAATTAAGGCAACAATTGACGCAGCACGTCAAAAGTACCCAAATCGTAATATCGTGTCTGTTTTCCAACCACACACATTTAGCCGTACGATTGCGTATCAAAGTGAATTTGCTGAAACACTGGACTTGTCAGACGATGTTTATCTGACTGAAATCTTTGCGTCAGCACGTGAAGAACGTGGAGATATTCAATCAAAGGATCTAGGGGATAAGATTAGCAAGTTCCGTGGCATTGTTTCACCTGAAAATGTGTCACCATTGTTGGATCATGAAGATGGTGTCTTCGTCTTTATGGGGGCCGGTGATTTGCAAAACACTGAATTCGCTTTTGAAAAGCTATTGGCAAATACACAAAATAACCTACAATAA
- a CDS encoding Bax inhibitor-1/YccA family protein → MDNYNYENPRVVNQDSAGLNAFFRKVYTYMGLALLVTFVTAYIGVTVFPVQIAAIFTSTASSLIMLAIMIGFVFLFSRKVMTNPGAAFGMLMGFAVLNGATFAVIGLTVDMTSIIYAFLTTVFLFVGMAAYGFLTKKSMASMGSILFGAVIALIVANIINLFWFNQTMYLVVSVIGVVVFALYTAYDMNMLKEMYYEFGQTDARTTQGLAVSGALSLYMDFINLFIYLIRLFSSRD, encoded by the coding sequence ATGGATAATTATAATTACGAAAATCCACGTGTTGTGAACCAAGACAGCGCTGGATTAAATGCCTTCTTCCGTAAGGTATACACTTACATGGGATTGGCTCTGTTGGTTACATTCGTGACTGCATACATTGGTGTCACAGTATTTCCAGTGCAAATTGCGGCCATCTTTACTAGCACAGCATCATCATTGATTATGCTAGCTATCATGATTGGATTTGTTTTCTTGTTTAGCCGAAAGGTTATGACAAATCCTGGAGCAGCCTTTGGTATGTTGATGGGATTCGCCGTTTTGAACGGGGCAACATTCGCTGTAATTGGTTTGACTGTTGATATGACATCAATCATTTACGCTTTCCTAACAACTGTTTTCTTGTTCGTTGGAATGGCTGCTTATGGATTCCTAACAAAGAAGTCAATGGCTTCAATGGGAAGCATCTTGTTCGGAGCGGTAATTGCTTTGATTGTGGCGAACATCATCAACTTGTTCTGGTTTAACCAAACAATGTACCTAGTTGTATCTGTAATCGGTGTTGTTGTATTCGCTTTGTACACAGCCTACGACATGAACATGTTGAAGGAAATGTACTACGAATTCGGGCAAACTGATGCACGTACAACACAAGGGTTGGCAGTATCTGGAGCTTTGTCATTGTACATGGACTTCATCAACCTATTTATTTACCTAATCCGTCTATTCTCAAGTCGCGATTAG